The DNA sequence AGGGATGGATCTATGAATGTACACaactttacattacattaggTACATTTTTGtatgatgaatggatggatgactTTTTAATAACAATTTAACTGCACCCCCCCAATTAATCCTGCCATATTGGCTCCTGAAAACCTTACATCAGCTGACATGAAAAACTTGCATTAGTGACGTAGTCCTGAGAAAATACCTTCATGAACTTGATCAGGCGTCTAGCAGCCTCCGATGCTCTCATCTTGCTGGCCTTCTTGCCTTTAACTGTTGGAGGCAagaggtgaagcagcagaaggATGGCGGCCATCTCAGAGTCCCACTCTTCAGAATGCCACACTGCAGAATTAGAAGTGACactataaaatgtcttttatttccttATAAGCATTACAGCATTAGTTATAGTAAAGTTATCTTAAATTACACCATGGATTTAATATGGTTAGCATTAAGGTGCAGTATGTGATTTGTAGTAAAGGGgccaaaaacatgaaagaacaCAACAATGTCCTCTTTTGTTGTGTACACTAAAGGCATGTGCAATCTACTATTCAATTAACACTTACCACCATCATCAGACTCCTGTTGTGCAGACAGAAGTAGCTCATCCACATGCGGACTCGGGGTTAGATTCTTGCAGCAATCTGCGATGACCCTtggtttgaaaaatgttggcCACTTGGAGAGGAATTTACCAGACACCTCCTCACCAAAGATCATTGTGAAGTCTTGGTCGATCTTAAACAGaaaacgtttgtgtgtgtgtgaatgagaacACCATTCTAATGGCGCTATGGGTGTCAATTAATAAACAGTCATCAGcaattcattttatgtttaCCAAGCCAGGTGTATCCAAGAATCTGGGAAAGAGATCCAGGACAGTAGAGGCAGTATCCGGGTCTTGAACCATCTTTTGCCTGTACTGGAATGTTGCCTTCATCTTATTTTTGACAAGGGTCGTATCACTTGAGTGTTTGATCACCGATATGGCTTCCCTGCATTCATCACCGGTCAACTGCTTCTCATCTGAACGGATACTGCGTGGAGTCTTGGGGCCCTCCTGGAAAGTGGTCCTGGATTTCTTGCTGTCTTGAGGAGAGTTCCGCTGAACAGTTTTCAGCCTCCACGCTAGGTAGCCGGAACCACTCTGGTGATCAtagaaatgttcctgttgataaagaaaaacacatcgACTCACATCAACTGAGGAAAAACTCCAGGAAAACCctttaactgtgaaaaaaatggagaaacCTCAGGGTgagcaacagaggagggatccctcaCCCAGGACTGGCAGACGTGCAATATATGTTATATACAGACAAAATCAGTTTACAACACAGAATGTATGGGAATGCATTGCTGTTTATACTCACATAGCCATTCTTGGAATCCGGGTCCTTCAATTTAGGGAACAGTGTTGTAATCCCAAGTGCGTAGAGGATCCGCACATTCACCGGAGGGACCCTCCTGAAAAGAGATAGGTCACTCCTTCAAAAACTGCAAATTTCATTTATGTGCACTTGGGTTCTTATAattaactaaaactaaaactagcagtgaaaaaataatttagtaaacagaaaataaaaataaaaatgacattttttccaaaaaggagaactaaataaaaactacaataataatacaaaaactaaaactaaagtGAATGTCAGATAACATCAGCTTAGTTGTAGTTAGAGATGCTAAAGTTGCAGGAAGAAAAGGCCACAGCTCAATATGGTACAACTTAAGAGTACGACCCACAGGTAGATAAGAGTGAATGGAAACGTGATGAGGACTGATGGGAACATTATGGGATGCAACTAAAAGGGAAAAAGTTAATCTTCAGAGGTCTGACAGAGGCTTTCTCCTAAAAcctgaaaaactaaaactaagACTGAGaccaaataaaaactaaactaaaactgcTTCATCACTTGTTGAACGAActaaaactgaactgaaacaaaaaagtaaattgAATagctaaataaaaataaaaactaatgaaaaatgtaaaactataaTAACCTTGATGTGCACATGGGTGTGGGTGAAGACATAATCTGCAGCAACTTTTGgaggtgaaaaaacacacacaaaaaaagcacaacctGTTATTGCAAGTGCATTCACTTACCCATGGCTCTCCACCATATCTGCCACAAGAATGTTTACCATCTTTCTTCTTGTAACATCACTGATGGTGCTTGTTTTCTCATACTCTTTGAATATTTCTTTTCCACCAGGCTTTGAATACAGAGCGACTCTAACATTCTGAAACGACAATTGCATAACATTCACACTGCAGGTACAGTAGGTATTTCAGCCTGTGCCCCGGGCTGATGTAACAGTTGGTTAGGGGGTGCATGATAAATGAGAATTAGCTAACATAATGGAGCTCTGGGTCTTCAGTCCGACACCTACTGAAGCTGCAGTACTAATATACTTATTGTGAAATTTTAATGTAAGGTTTGATATCGGTCTAATTGACATCAGGGTCAATATCAGGTGGTTAACTTACATCTCTTGCAACGTTGCTATCCAGGGGTCCTTCAACAAGCTGTCTTTTCCGAGCTTTGGTAGATTCTAGAATCAGCGTTGAGTCAGAACCTGATGATGACCCTTGGGATGCAcgtgatggtgatggtgaccAGTCTGATAACGATGAGCCCTCTGAGAACTCCACCTCAGCATTGCTAcctaagaaaacacacagccttGCATTGTAAATGATTGTAATTGACCACGAGAGGAAACGCGTTACAGCTCAATTTACCTTTTGTAGAAAACAGACTCAAAttcttaaaaattaaaaatataagcCTGCAATCCCTTACCATCACATTCTTCGGCCTTGAAAGACACCCCAGATGACTTCAAGAGTTCATCAAATATGTCCGAATCCACTTCCACGTTAGAGGAATCCTTCAGGCTCAAGGAAGCAGAACCTGGCAAATTGAACTTTGCCAGCACTAAAACATAAGATACTGTAAATAAGCAAGATTTGGGAGGGACAAACATGCATTAATGAACAGAGCTGATGAACTATAAATACACCGGAGTTAGCAGGAAAGCTAATTTTCATCTGTAGTCTCTAGGAAAAACATTGGAAAACCCtaaatgcacaaataaacatGACAGTCAAATTAGCCTTACAGTTACCTGCTTGCAAAAACTGGGAGTAATTGTACTCGTCCTCCGCCTGTGGTACCCTGACCCATTTGCTGACTCCTTTATACTCTACAGGAACCAGCATGTCGCTTCAAAGACAAGAATGGCATAACTTATTCTTAATTTCTTACATTTACACCCAGTGTTTCCCGCGCTGGCTGGGGGGGTGATTTGAACACTGTGCAATTGTGACTACCATGCAAATGACAGTGCAACATGACACTGACGGTGATGAAGGAAGGTGaaatgctgtttaaaaaaaataacacttttttttgtcatactATACTCGTATACACTATCGTGTAAAACCTTTTCAATACATTCCTATTACTCAAAAAGCCATTCCTAGACACTTTTAGGCTAGcgagctaagctaacgttagctagctagccaacttcgctagctagctagcagccAAAgtcaaccacaaaaaaaacaaaaaaaccccgcTAATATCAATCCAAAAGAGACAATTTTATCTTCTTTTATCTAAACTTAACTTACCGTAGAAAGAAGAGATTTGGACGGTATGAAGAAGAATGCTGACTGTGTGCGCCAGAGTGTGCCAGTCACTGCCACGGCCAAGAGAAGCGATTCTAATGGTGGGTGTGGTCAATTGAACGAGCCAGAGTGTAAATTCAGAGTGATTCTCAGGACGACGGATATCAACTCTTACACTATCAGGAACGGACTCTAGGGGGAGTTAATTTTGATCAATTCTGAGTAAAATTAATAGTAACCCCTGTTAATTTACACCAACActaaaaaaataacactggCACATTTGCTGTgtggtcctcgtgtcagaaatgtggtaacaggagcaagttgaaaaagggtgcagtttcaaCAATCCTCTTCCCaattaacattggagtgaatggaagaagtgagagctactctgggcggtcagaggcagataattcaaaaaccgtaaatcctACCGAAAAAGCAGACACAATGTGcgaaagaagacaagtgtggctacaactctggaaaatatcactgtttttgagcgtaatttgtggccgggatcgtcacggaaagagaaaatttctgagtttttttttgagcctctctcactctgtcagttggtctcctgcactctgctgcgctaACATTCCaccatacacactcattgaaaaccctgaattttcccgaaattactcatcatcgttaaagggtcagagttcgAAAACTATACctcgtaggaaaaaagttcaaataaaacttaaatagacgagaccgGTGTCTGCGTTTTacagttcgaatggtgtgtctaggtcaacgtataccagagcaggagatgtctgAAAAGCATtgagatttgcgacttttttgaccttgtcccattcattccttatgggaaatgtttggcagtttttcgcgtctcaCAACGCGAAAagttgatattctgaaaaactgaatgatagcataccgagtcagatcgagctgcacattgtgatgtattgtttctttgtgtgcaCTCAGCGCTGTGGGACGActtagcgacagaaaaaagggctctcaatgtacagtgggttgtaaaataaacagagagatagagaaagagacagacagacagagacagaaagacagagagagagagagagacagatagaaacagacagatagagagagagagacagacagatagagagagagacagacagacagagacagaaagacagagagagagagacagacacatagagagagacagatagagagagagagagaggcagaaagacagatagacagagagagagagagagagacagacagatagagagacagagacagacagatagagagagagacagacagatagtgagagacagacagagaaagacagagagagagagagagagagagacagacagacagacagatagagacagacagatagagagagagacaaacagacagaccgagaaagacagacagacagatagagagagatagacaggtagagagagagagatagacagatagagagagagagagagagagagagacaggtagagagagagagatagacagagagagagagagagagatagagagagagagagacagacagatagagagagagagcgacagacagataaagtgagagagagagagacacagagacagacagagtgagagagagaaagagagagacagagacagacagacagacagacagacatatatatatatatatatatatatatatatatatatatatatatatatatatatatatgtctgtctgtctgtctgtctgtctctgtctctctctttctctctctcactctgtctgtctctgtgtctctctctctctctctctctctctctctctctctctctatatatatatatatatatatatatatatatatatatatatatatatatatatatgtaccgTATTTTTCGGACTATAAGTCGcactttttttcatggtttggcTGGTCCTGCGACTTATATTCAGGTGCGacttatatattaaaatatatggGTAATTTCACAGCCGCGAAGGGGCGCCCTAGGCTAGTGTGCCATTATCTGCTACGCCTATTAACTCCTGTAccacagaaaaattaaaatttaaaacataaacCTATGAAGACAAGTGAGAAAGattgaacagaaaaagaaagatgcccCCGAAAATCATACTCAGCAGATTACAAGCTGCaagttgtaaaatatgcagctgAAAACGGTAATcgagcagctgaaagaaagtTTGGAGTAAGTGAGAAACTTGTGAGGGACTGGCGAAAAGCGGAGGATACTCTAACGACAatgaagaaaaccaaaaaagctGATCGCGGGCTAAAAGCTAGATGGCCACAGCTAGAGGAACAAGTTCACAGATGGGTGCTTGAACAACATGCCGCTGGGAGAGGCTTGTCAACAGTTCAGTTACGCCTCCACGCCCAGGTAGTTGCCAAGGAGATGAACATCAGTGACTTTGCGGGAGGTCCTTCTTGGTGTTACCGCTTCATGCAGCGCAACCGCCTCTCTATCAGAGCACGGACATCGATGTCCCAAAAACTGCCAGCAGACTTCCAAGCCAAGATCGACAGCTTCTGTGAGTTTATTGAAAAGCAAGTAACTGAGCACAACGTGACACCGGATCATATTATTAACATGGACGAGGTCCCCCTCACGTTTGACATTCCAATGGGCCGAATTGTTGCAGAGAAAGGGCAGAAGAGTGTGAATATAGTGACAACTGGTCATGAAAAATCACACTTCACAGTGGCGCTGGCATGTTGTGGAGATGGATCAAAACTGCCACCCATGGTAATTTTTAAACGGAAAACCATGCCAAAAATCCAATCCCCCTCAGTTGTCGTGGCCGTGAATGAGAAAGGCTGGATGGATCAACAAATGATGAGCCTTTGGCTTACAAAGTGCTACAGTAAGCGTCCGGATGGCTTCTTCAGAAGTCGCAAAGCCCTGCTTGTGATGGACAGTATGCGAGCACACATCACGCCAGAgttcaaaaataaattaaaagtgttCAACTCCATCCCTGCCATCATCCCAGCCACTCGACATCTCGGTGAACCGGAGCTTTAAGGCAGTCCTGCGTCACCTGTGGGAGCAGTGGATGACGGACGGAGAGCACAGCTTCACGGCAACCGGGAGGATGCGCCATGCAACTTTCCTGGATGTCATTGGATGGATCGACAAAGCATGGGCTTCAGTGACATCAGAAACCATCCTGTCGGGATTCAAAAAGGCCGGAATAATTCCGACTGGAACTGATGCTGAGTCCGACAGCCACGCAGACCACGCAGAAGACGAAGAAGCGGCGCTCTGTTTACCTCCGAAGTTGGCAGAGTTGCTCAGAAGTGACACCGAGGATGAGGAATTCAATGGATTTAGTGATTTGGAGTGAGCTCGAGAGTTTGGTAAATTTATGTTTGTTACGTTATAGTTATGCAAATATCTGTTAATGTGTTACAGCCCATTGTTCTCTAATCAATTGTTATTACTGTAATTTACCGCTCAAGATGAAATGTCTGTAAGGTCCctgttttatgaaataaatgtcccCGAAAAAATGCGACTTATAGTCCAGTGCGacttatatatgtttttttcttcttcattatgCATTTTTCGGCTGGTGCGACTTATACTCCGGAGCGACTTATAGTCCGAAAAATACGGTATTCTTgagatacacacgctggagaagtagcgcagacagagatgatgagCTCCCTATAAGAATGAATTGGAAAactcctcccaaacccctgcgattttggaaaaaactgtttagggcaaaaatatctatatggtgagtgagtAGAGACCTGGCCGAactcggtcatctggtttttatttctggaaagtgagaaatgagggcacaggagcgagagagagaacaggtaccgtctgctcttcagcagaaatttcggctcaaaattaacattgcggcttatggggccGCAGCTTGACTTGTTGTTGCTCTCGGActtctaaatccaaaaccgtgactcccacatctgaaatgagaccatcttctgaaagccaacaagatttcctacatttctatgtatacattgtctatgttgagtaaaaggtttgggatctaACTCAAGCTGAATGgaattttttttgccatttttggagctgctctacaATCTGGGGTGCGGCAGTTGATGATatcacgcactctagctcatgcaatacacacccattataaaatcagaagacgggctaaaagtttatcaaactaaaactgtgattacttcaaaaccgtacaatatttttaaaaactgaataggagcccaatagttcaagggTTTGTGACTCGTTTAAAattggaatggtgtctgtagctcaaagcatgagggacaagaagaggttgaaagtcgaggagttttgaagaagatttgaagcttttcccatttgcggtAATGTTAaaatttttttagaaaaatcaaaatttctggaaaaattaaaaagttgaaaacttGAAAAGAACAaggccttcagcattcacactaataaattccagaagaacaatagtgtgactgccttcagcattcacactaataaattccagaagaacaataatGTGAATGCTgtgtcagcattcacactaaagataaattccagaagaacaatagtgtgaatgccctcagcattcacactaatgaaTCAGGCTACAATAACAGTCTTAGTAAAGAAGGGCAAAGACCCCCTAGAATGCAGGGGGTGCCGTCCAATTAGCGGTCTTTGCTATGACTACAAAATTCTTACAAAAAATTTAGTACACCGACTGGAAACTGTTATCTCTGATCTCATCTCTCCTGATCAGACAAGTTTTATACTTGGTACGCAATCCTTTTTTAATATGTGGCGCCTCCTCAGCATACTTCATTCCAATCATTCTTCAGACACACCAGAAGTTCTACTCTCCCTAGATGCCGAAAAGGCTTTTGACCACATTGAGTGGTCATACCTTTTCGAAGTGCTTGGTAGATTTACAGTTCTTACCCATTTCGACTGGACAGGGAATCCTTTATCCACCTTGGTATTGTGGTCACACACTCTTACAAGAATTTATATGAGGCCAACTTTAAAAATTGCCTTGAAAATATGAAACTCAATTTGAAGCGTTTGTCTACCTTGCCCATCTCCTTAGCAGGCCGTGTTAACACTGCGAAAATGACAATCTTACCTCAGTTTTTGTATGCATTTCAAATGTTACcactctttcttcctttctccctttttAAAGATCTACACTCTCATATTTCGTCCTTTATTTGGAACAAATTTGTCCCAAGAGCAAGAAGGGCTATTTTAGAGATGCCTAAATCAGCTGGTGGACTTGCACTTCCCAACTTCATTTTATACTATTGGGCAGCTAATCTCTCCAAATTGCCCTATTGGATTACATCATTCAGAACAGGGCAAGGCCCTACTTGGGTCGCCATGGAAACTGAAATATGTCCCTCTTTTTCACCATTACCTAGCCTTTGTACTTCCTTTTCTAAGAAATCTAACTACGCTTCTTCAAATTCTGTGACAAAACACTCCCTCAGAATACGGCATCAATTCAAGAAATGCTTTAACCTCACTCAGACAAGTGGCTTTATGCCCCTGACTCATAATGATATTTTTCCTGCTGCACAATTTGATCCAGCTTTTCGTTCTTGGTATGATAATGGCATAGTGTTTTACAAAGATTTATTTGTAGGCGGCAccttcatttcatttgagaCTCTGCGTAAGGATTTTACATTACCTCAGGTTCACTTCTTTAGGTACCTACAGGCCCATAGTTTTGCTAGGGAACACTATCCATTTCCACACCTACCTGATATTGATTTGCTTGACAGAATACTGGGGCACGACCCAACCCTCAAGGgcaacatttcttttatatACAACATCATTCTCAATTTCAGTATGCCTTCATCAGAGAAGACCAGATGCGCTTGGGAACAGGACCTTGGTGTCCAACTCTTAGTGCAGACCTCGGAAGGTAGCCTTGATCTCATTCATACTTCCTCTTTGTGCCTTAGACATAGTCTGATACAATTTAAGATCATACATAGGCTTCACTTCTCTAGGGATCGGTTGGCTGCCGTCTATCCAAATACTGACACTCACTGTTTGTGATGTCGTCAAGGTATAGCTACTATTGGACACATGTTCTGGTCCTGCCCAGcactgacacatttcagaaTCCAGATATTTGAGGCTTTTTCACATGTAGACCCTATTACCGCTGTGTTTGGTGTTACagctggggggggggttcaGATTTTTACATCCCAAGCACGTGCCATTGCATTTGCTTCACTTTTAGCTAGGAGACTTATCCTACGGCAGTGGAAATCTACCAATCCCCCATCTTTCCTTTGCTGAGTAAGAGAAGTCCTCGCTTTTCTACCTCTAGAAAAACTTAGATATTCTAGGGGTATATCCTCAAGCAGATTCTATAACACCTGGAGTCCTTTCTTACAATTCACAATCTGCCCTTCTCTTGATCTCTGATTGCACACATGACAGTTGGACGAGTGAGAAGCCAGGCGCAGTATAATTACATTGTGTATGAACCGTAACTTACTATCAAAACTTATAGAGTGTCTTTTAGTATGTCAAATTTAGCCTTAAAGGTGGCAGacctcctttgttttttttgtttttgtttttttcttttaaattgattgattgatttatttcttcttgtatatgtgtgtgtattatgtgtaccttgggtgggtgggtgggctTGGGGTTGTTGTTTGTAtaattgttaattgttaattgttaagtaaaaaaaaaaacaactaaggCCAAACTGAATTGCTAGCTTTAATTAGCTTTAAAGTCTCGTCTGAAGAGAATGAAGCTTTGTAATAGTTGGGtgagaatgaagcattaaaatatATAGAGTTTGAAGAGATGTTACCGTGAGAATGAGTCAAAGACTCTGAATCAGACTGAGAAATTCAATCTCGATGTTTGTTCTCGATGATGATCTGTCGATGATTGGgaaaatttaaatgaatttaaacagAGTTCCTGAGTTAAAATGATGTAGAATTGGTTGAAAAACTAAGGCCAACTAAATTGGTTGCTTTAATTCATCTGAAGAGAATGAAGCTACCTGATAGTTTGGtgagaatgaagcattaaaaatagaatataatGTTTGAGACAAACTGCAATGCTAGCttaaatttgtgttgaaaagcagccGATGGAGTATGAAGAGATGTTACAGTCAGAATGAAtcaaatagtgtgtgtgtgtgtgtgtgtgtgtgtctgtacatgtggtcatgtgtgcatgcttacaCATGCATATCtgactgcatttgtgtgtgtgtgtgtgtgtgtgtgtgtgtgtgtgtgtgtgtgtgtgtgtgtgtgtgtgtgtgtatcaaactgactcattgataaatctgtctctctgtgttggcccagctgatctcggttgccacggtgatggTAACCGGGCTGGTCCTGGTAACAGACTGTGAGAGTTGATTTCAGCTGAGGCTCACCTCACATTATCATACTtctctctgcaaaacaataaCTGCAGGGTTCTGAAGTGTCACGCAATGAGTGTGACAGTCACTCTTTTGGGTCTTTTGTCACGCACTCCCGCCACACAGAACCGACAGGAATCGAGCACATCTCCCATTAGAGCGCCTGTGTCAGTACCGTCAGTCAAAAAAGAAAGTTGTTTCTGATTGGCTATAATGTGGCCAATCAGAAACAGAAGTACTATAGTAGTATCTGGGTAAATCTTAACACAACAACCAATGAAAAAAGCACTTCTGCTACAACCGGCAGCATTCCCAGGAAATTTTCCTTCGGAAATTACAACTGGATCATGAGCTGCGAGTGTCACAGAGACCACAGGAGTATGCAAACAGAGTAAGTCATAAATACTCACACACATCATTGAATGACGGTagtcaataaataaaaacgGTTTCACTGTGACAGACAGCGGGTTTGTTATGTTAACGGCTGACCAACAGTAATTAGCTGCTAGTTAAATAGAAACTGTGTTCTGCTGCTTAGTGCTGAGCTAGTATACCTGCTGCTGAAATATTGTTTACATTTAGTAAACGTCGTCGTTTACAAAATTAACACTGGTGTTTTCATAGGTCTGGGACtatatctttttaaattttaaaggcTGATGATCATGATCACAAAAGAAATCTATCTCTCACTGCATTCTAATCAGTCTTGTACACATTGTGCTCTTTTCAAGATATCAGGAACTCCTTCCTCTTAATGATCCCAAGGAACAGGACTAAATAGCTGAGGAGCTTATGGACTACCAGCTAATGGACATTGCCATGCCCCAGGACCCAACATCATTTGACATTGAGGAGTTTGGGGGAATGATGTCctcaaaaaagaacaaagtaaGAAATATTTTGCACACAACACAACTTGCTCATTTTTGatataaaaggaaaacatttaagGAATAAAGGCCCTTGGTTGCTTTTTTCAAAGGTGACTGGCTTGAACCGATTTGGGAGGCTTTCAAAGACTGCAACCTTGATTTTTGTCCTTCCTCACTCAAATGCGGATGCCGAAAGGGTATTTCAATGGTGGGtctcaacaaaacatcaacctGGAACAGCTTGTCTCTGGACGGGACATTGGCCTCCATCATGACCTTGAAAATGGCAGGACTTAAGTCGAACTGTTTTAAGTGGGAGCCAACAACACAGATGATTACTGAGTCCAAAAAGGCCACAAACACTTataacaaacaacacaagtcatagtcactcactcattcactcactcataTTCAATTCAGGGGGGCGGATGTCACTCTGGTCTGCATTCAAAACTTGAGATTGTACTGATTGTATCTGCTTTCTATGGCCCGTGTGTATCGTCACACATGCAGTCTGGTAGGAAAAGAGAAGGGTAGTTGAGGAGAAGGTCGAATTTGATGCAACTTGGACTGATGACATGTTCTATATTAATAATCTTTGATGAATAAACCAACAGCGCTCTTTGCAGCACAGAGCATCTTTGCTGCTGACAGTCTGTCAGCAGACGAGTGACTCAAACCAGTTGGTTAACACCGTCGGAACTGTGACTTCTCAGTTTGTCTCTGTAACGTCACATCaggcagtgacatcatcagctttAAGTGTGAAAAGGGAATGTTCACTTTTCTCCAGTTTTCATCACTTACTTCTCATAAAGTCAGATAAGATGGCAAGCCAATACTTCTTACAGATAGGttacacattttgaaacataaaaaatgtatgtcaaaaaagaaaattacagggTGCTTTCAGGTCTGTGAAGGTTGCTTGAAGAAGGCAAGTGGCTTACCTTTTTTGGATACAACTTTGTGTCCGCCATTTATAAACCTTTTGCTATTATGAAACATAATTTTAGATGTTTACAGCCTAAGACAATCTA is a window from the Acanthopagrus latus isolate v.2019 chromosome 5, fAcaLat1.1, whole genome shotgun sequence genome containing:
- the LOC119020207 gene encoding uncharacterized protein LOC119020207 — protein: MLVPVEYKGVSKWVRVPQAEDEYNYSQFLQAVLAKFNLPGSASLSLKDSSNVEVDSDIFDELLKSSGVSFKAEECDGSNAEVEFSEGSSLSDWSPSPSRASQGSSSGSDSTLILESTKARKRQLVEGPLDSNVARDNVRVALYSKPGGKEIFKEYEKTSTISDVTRRKMVNILVADMVESHGRVPPVNVRILYALGITTLFPKLKDPDSKNGYEHFYDHQSGSGYLAWRLKTVQRNSPQDSKKSRTTFQEGPKTPRSIRSDEKQLTGDECREAISVIKHSSDTTLVKNKMKATFQYRQKMVQDPDTASTVLDLFPRFLDTPGLIDQDFTMIFGEEVSGKFLSKWPTFFKPRVIADCCKNLTPSPHVDELLLSAQQESDDGVWHSEEWDSEMAAILLLLHLLPPTVKGKKASKMRASEAARRLIKFMKVGSSMETFLKETGPKQPFLVGVGERSNSIQDFYIILDQKAIPCRMQTPVAAFDDLFKAHYAFAVSYDDALSSFFIFIQTTVYGIDVGKVKESPRVKEIRARLLHCEV